The Lactuca sativa cultivar Salinas chromosome 2, Lsat_Salinas_v11, whole genome shotgun sequence genome includes the window AGTTAAGGTTATGACTATGCAGTATGCTCAATGTAACTAAATTTTACTCTGGTAAAGATTTTGGCTCATTTGCATGTATTAATACTATGATAGAGCAATCATTTCCTGAAAAAGaaaaaacttatatttttttATCCAATAATAAAGTATATATAATCTATAATGTTAAAAAGAGTAAAGTAAATTGTTATTTTCGCAAGTTACCAATATTTATATGGCGAAGTGACATGGCACGATGCAAATTTGATGAATCAAAAAGGCAAAGAGACTGGTCAATATCTTCAAGCGTTGACCAAAATTGTTGAAGATTCTCAAGATGCTGAGTGGATCAAAGCTTTTAGGAAGGATATTATAAATCTAGTGTAAATAGATTCATGGTAATATACCTGTTTGAATTGGTTTACAACATCTTTGAGTCTTGAATTTTTTGACCATTGCAGATTGAATATGTAAGGTACATCCTGATGAAGGATTAGATTATTAGTTATGGAGTGAAGATTGTTTGAGAATATAAGAGGTTTATAGATATTGGATAACTAACAGCTGAGACTGATGGTGGGGTGTTTGGATAAGATTTGTCGAATGAGATTTCTAAGATGTGAACTCTTTCCTTCTTGTCACTGAAGAAAAACAGTAACAGTGGTGGATGATTGAAGCATTTTTCAGAAGTTCATGATGGTTTTATAAAGGTTAAAGGATCTTACATGACACGAAAGGTAACAAATGATAGATCTTCTGCTAATCTCACCAAATGTTCCCATCCAATTTCTTCAATCTGAGAAAAGAATTGAGGGACTGGAGTAAGGAGATGTGCTTCTTTCATAAATGTTGGATTTGTTTAACTGATACGAACTCACCTCGGAGTGAATCACGCCAATATTCATTGAGGCCAAGACTGTTGACAAATTCTGCAAACCGAATGGGATTTTATATAAAATCTTGAATTTCGATGTAGGAAAAATTTGGAATTATGTTAAATTTACATATAGCTAAGCGTTTTCAAGGGATTGGAAAGATGAATTGCGTCGAATGGATATATTGGAAAGTTGGAGAGCATATGATGCATAGTTTGAAAGGGTTTTCAATCCGTTTAAATAAGCGAGCTTCATATCAAACAGGTGGTGTGCATTCTCAGTGCTAACATTTCAGACTATAAAACCAAAAGAATTACCTCGATTTCTTTGCTGTGACGTAGGATTTGGAAGAGTCGCCGGACGAAGTCTACACTCTACAATCAGTAACCGGAATTAAGAGCAGCTCTTCGGTTCGCCAATTTTTTTTTTCCGGTTGGACTTTTTAAGGCCCAGGCCCATATCCTTCTTACTTGCCCATATCCTTTGGCACAAAACACAACTCCTAAGCCTCACAAGTTGATTGAATGTTTTTTTAATGTAAGAAGTTGAGTCTTATTTGGATCACATTTAGATTGTTTGATCTTTAATTATGTTATAATATGTTTATTTTATATTCTTCTTACTTGGTCAAATTTAAAGTTAtgttgtaacatcttgtttcgaaaagtttattttattttattttattttattttcagcaTTGTGGGCAATGAATTGATTAAGTAAAGGTCTTACGCTTCAAGGGAATGTGGTTTAGACTTTATTggatgatgacaatgttggataagTGATTAAAGCTTTGGTTTGTGTATTAGAGTCAAAGGTAAAATGGAAAAAGTGATGTTTTAGACTTCTTTCATgaattatgatttttagtttGACATGTGTTAATATAAAATTAACTAGATAAAAGTATGGGGTTCGTcaataccttttcatggatataaagatcgccgaaaacggagttgaaacgaagaaattatgattgtttgaagttgaAGTGAAATTGAGCGAAAACCCATTCTCACGAGGTGAGAAGTaattctcacgatgtgagaagTTCTCACAAGGTGAGAATGTattctcacgacatgagaacTGTGTAGCCTAAAAGCCCacaaaatttttagggttttcaaggtatttaaaggtaaggattcatgttttagggtattttgttagcctccatcatatctagaacctcttgggagaaaccctagccttaATTTTCAAGATTTaagcctcccctctcctctctcatccatttttggagtttttggtggttttggagCAATGTTTTCATGCAAGATTGATCCTTGAAGCTTGGTAATTAAAGATCTTAACTTTCATCTAccttctagacctttgtaagttaTAAAGTTCCAAGATTTATTGCATTTCATCTTTGGATCTAAATGTATTTGGTGTTTTGGTCCATTTCAATGAGTTTTGAATGAGAGTTGGgaataaagtttacaactttattaCTCTCTAAGGCCCTAATAACATTGTGTGTTTCAGATCTAGACTCCAACACCTTTTGATCAAGTTTAGAATGTTTTCTTGGACCTCATGGACTAAGAAAGTTTTGATCTTTTGCCTTCCCTTTCAGCCATGCAAGTTATTTTGGTCATTTAGgccattttggtgtattaaagtttagatcttggaagcttgagacattattatggattgagttagaaactttatccatctaaacattatgttgattcagatctgaaggttggagacttggacttgaTGGATTTAGCcgagaaagatgcatttttggtccctttgagacttaaagactagatcttggttgtttggaccatgctaatggataaagttggaaactttatccattatgtaGTTATTTAGGAACTATATTTAAGGTTATGAGTCTTGGTCTGaagagattaagcacttaataaagaTTTTGGCCTTTTGACCAGAAGCCACGACGTGACATAGGATGTGTCATGAAGTGACGGTGTCTAGAATCACGATTGTTTGTCGTTGCATTCTTATGATGTGACCAAGGAATGGTAACGACgtgacgttgactttgactaagctGACTGTTGACCTTGTGGACTTTTACCATtaactttttgaccagtttgaattTTGGTTAAACTTGggtagaatgaagtatttgactaaggattgATCTCGGCTTGGTTTTAGGAAGTTTGGGTTGGTTGTTCTGATGCTGAGGTAGCTGTTGGGCTTTTATTGAGTAGTTCAAGTGAGTCTCCTTACTATACCCatgggtcgaatgcaccaatgtTGACCCATTAGGATTTGtattgtaggatgctagttgtctttgcgatacttgcatgaaaggccaagggggtagcccatgacacctatatgtaagaccgggatttggcctttggcattacaaggaaagaccatggggataGCATATGACACCTGTATGTAAAACCAGGATTTGACCCTTGCCAttacaaggaaagaccatgggggtagcccatgacacttgtatatAAGACCGAGATTTGGCCCTCGACATTACCAATATTCATGTTATTGGGTTGAAACATACCCCAAGGCAGGGCCCATATTTGtttattgggttgaaatatactaTAAGGCGGGACCAAtattggtatgtggtactttggagaactcattaagctttgtacttacattttatgtttatggtttcaggtacttccgtttTCAAAAGGAAGGATTTGGCTTGATCGCACTGCATCTTCTGGAGTTTATTCTGCACTGAATGTTTATaaattactctgatgttttgagaatacttgGACTCTGAACGTCTTTTGGAACAATGAATGAATGactttaacttatttaaaataaaatttttactcggtatttttgggacattacatatGTACTATGTTTGATTTAATCGGTAACTATTAAATAGCCCATTACTTTCTATACTTAATTTTGATATTGGTTGCATTAGACCTAAATGTATACCCATATTTcacattttacttttttttttctgtgtCACCTCAGCGCTACGTCATCTTTCCTTCACTTTTCAAAACCTAGGAAATAGTCACATTttactttcttttattttttttactataaaattactttaagtttagaaattaaatgttaataaataatttaaattaaataaaaaataaattactgacacaaaatgaataaaaattctAATATTTAATTACTTCAAAATAGAAAATTACATCActatctttttcaaaaaaaaa containing:
- the LOC111900309 gene encoding uncharacterized protein LOC111900309, with protein sequence MNIGVIHSEIEEIGWEHLVRLAEDLSFVTFRVIDKKERVHILEISFDKSYPNTPPSVSADVPYIFNLQWSKNSRLKDVVNQFKQHLENLQQFWSTLEDIDQSLCLFDSSNLHRAMSLRHINIGNDCSIIVLIHANEPKSLPECRFMGLNENVNSLRDKWRKNCKKWRKEKTFGENLSNLLEIQLPKPQGVEKNEQQIECGICYSQFLPIDDEFGANSGGKTDYSCENSICNKAFHSVCLGDWLRSITTTRQSFNVLFGNCPYCSEPVAVKIGTRK